The proteins below are encoded in one region of Aequorivita iocasae:
- a CDS encoding DUF6646 family protein, with protein sequence MKVFVTVFALLCFQLTFSQAYSGQGDVKFQIGANFQNNGTGIMGSLDFGVGENISLGVASSYLLGIDKITNADGEEEPFAKFEDRFDFRARFNANLGSVINVDENFDVYPGLYASLKNFGGHLGARYFFTSGFGIFTEVSVPISKYNTDALSPAEKLHNQVSVNIGASFNI encoded by the coding sequence ATGAAAGTCTTCGTAACAGTTTTTGCGCTTCTTTGTTTTCAGCTAACTTTTTCACAAGCATATTCGGGTCAGGGAGACGTTAAATTTCAGATTGGTGCCAATTTTCAAAATAACGGCACCGGCATTATGGGAAGCCTTGATTTTGGTGTAGGCGAAAATATTTCGCTCGGCGTGGCCTCTTCCTATCTTTTGGGAATTGATAAAATTACAAATGCAGATGGCGAAGAAGAGCCGTTTGCAAAATTTGAGGATCGCTTTGATTTTCGGGCTCGCTTCAATGCAAACCTTGGTAGCGTGATAAATGTAGATGAAAACTTTGATGTCTATCCCGGACTTTACGCAAGTCTCAAAAACTTCGGCGGCCATTTGGGCGCACGGTATTTCTTTACTAGTGGCTTTGGGATTTTTACTGAAGTAAGTGTTCCCATTTCAAAATACAATACCGATGCGTTAAGTCCTGCGGAAAAGCTTCATAATCAGGTTTCGGTGAATATTGGGGCTTCGTTTAATATTTAA
- a CDS encoding regulatory protein RecX: MNTHKTYTVEEATKRMERYCTYQERCHKEVNQKLYEMRMIPEAVDQIIDHLLRNNFLNETRFAQAFARGKFRTKKWGRNRIVNELKRREISKYNIQIALREIPDSEYYKIFEALAEKRLQQLNAEKNLQKKRKKLADYLFYRGWEPELVYGKVGEISK; this comes from the coding sequence TTGAACACACACAAAACATACACCGTTGAGGAAGCTACCAAGCGAATGGAACGCTATTGTACCTATCAGGAACGTTGCCATAAAGAAGTGAATCAAAAACTGTATGAAATGCGGATGATTCCGGAAGCTGTAGACCAAATAATTGATCATTTATTACGAAACAATTTTTTAAATGAAACGCGCTTTGCACAAGCTTTTGCACGGGGAAAATTTAGAACCAAAAAGTGGGGAAGAAATAGGATCGTGAATGAATTAAAGCGGCGCGAAATATCAAAATACAACATTCAGATTGCCCTAAGGGAAATACCGGATTCAGAATATTACAAAATTTTTGAAGCTTTGGCAGAAAAGCGGTTGCAACAGTTGAATGCGGAAAAAAATCTTCAGAAAAAGCGAAAAAAGCTGGCCGATTATCTTTTTTATCGCGGGTGGGAACCGGAGTTGGTGTACGGAAAAGTGGGAGAGATTTCCAAATAG
- a CDS encoding Rne/Rng family ribonuclease, with protein MNYELFIRSGSQEVDFALLKDGKLIELHKEEEDNNFTVGDIFLAKIRKTVPGLNAAFVNVGYEKDGFLHYHDLGPKVLSQLKFVKSVSSGKLKDYTLNNFPFEKEIDKNGNLNDALKSNQSILVQIVKEPISTKGPRISSELSIAGRYIVLVPFSDRVSVSQKIESNEEKDRLKRLITSIKPKGFGVIIRTVAEGKKVAELDKDLQNLMDRWTAMCKKLQGAHHPSKVLSELNRGASIIRDMFNDSFSAIHIDDETLYLQIKDYVQEIAPKKDNIVKFYDSNVPMFEKFGIERQIKTSFGKTVSGSKGAYLVIEHTEAMHVIDVNSGNRSNKQKTQEGTALEVNMIAATEVARQLRLRDMGGIIVVDFIDLANANHRKQLYNHLREEMKDDRAKHKILPPSKFGLIQITRQRVRPEMNIKTREEDPSYGGDGEIEAPIIVINRINEEVKRLFKKDYKKITLNTHPFIAAFLTKGFPSVRTKWFLEHKKWVKIQPRDAYTYLEYHFHDKDGELIK; from the coding sequence GTGAACTACGAATTATTTATTAGGTCCGGTTCACAAGAAGTTGATTTTGCCCTATTAAAGGATGGAAAGCTTATAGAGCTCCACAAAGAGGAAGAGGACAACAATTTTACCGTTGGCGACATATTTCTTGCCAAAATACGTAAAACAGTCCCGGGCCTAAACGCCGCCTTTGTAAATGTGGGCTACGAGAAAGATGGTTTTTTACACTATCACGATCTCGGGCCAAAAGTGCTTTCGCAATTGAAATTTGTGAAAAGCGTAAGCTCAGGTAAGTTAAAGGATTACACCTTAAATAATTTTCCATTCGAAAAAGAGATTGATAAGAATGGCAACTTAAATGATGCCCTAAAAAGCAATCAATCCATCTTGGTTCAAATTGTAAAAGAACCCATTTCCACAAAAGGTCCACGTATAAGCTCCGAGCTTTCCATAGCCGGAAGATATATTGTTTTGGTTCCGTTTTCAGACCGCGTTTCTGTTTCACAAAAAATAGAAAGCAACGAAGAAAAAGACAGGTTAAAACGCTTGATTACAAGTATAAAACCTAAAGGATTTGGCGTAATTATACGCACCGTAGCCGAGGGCAAAAAAGTAGCAGAACTGGACAAAGATTTACAGAACCTTATGGACCGCTGGACGGCGATGTGTAAGAAGCTACAAGGGGCGCACCACCCTTCAAAAGTGCTGAGCGAGCTAAACAGGGGCGCATCCATCATCCGCGATATGTTTAACGATTCATTCTCTGCAATACATATTGACGATGAAACCCTTTACTTGCAAATAAAAGATTATGTGCAGGAAATTGCACCGAAAAAAGACAATATCGTAAAGTTTTATGACAGCAATGTTCCGATGTTTGAAAAATTCGGAATTGAACGGCAGATTAAAACTTCCTTCGGAAAAACAGTATCAGGTAGCAAAGGCGCTTACCTAGTTATAGAACACACCGAAGCAATGCACGTAATAGACGTGAACAGCGGTAACCGAAGCAACAAGCAAAAAACACAGGAAGGCACCGCGCTGGAAGTGAATATGATTGCAGCCACTGAAGTGGCAAGACAGCTAAGGTTGCGCGATATGGGAGGAATTATTGTGGTGGATTTTATCGATTTGGCAAACGCCAATCACCGCAAGCAGCTTTACAACCACCTTCGCGAAGAAATGAAGGATGACAGGGCAAAGCACAAAATTCTTCCACCCAGCAAATTCGGGTTGATACAGATAACCCGCCAACGAGTTAGGCCAGAGATGAACATAAAAACTCGCGAAGAAGACCCCAGTTATGGAGGCGACGGCGAGATTGAAGCACCTATCATCGTTATAAATAGAATTAACGAAGAGGTAAAACGCCTTTTCAAAAAAGACTATAAAAAGATAACGCTCAATACGCATCCTTTTATAGCGGCCTTTTTAACCAAAGGTTTCCCGAGTGTGCGTACCAAATGGTTTTTAGAGCACAAAAAATGGGTAAAAATCCAACCTCGAGATGCATATACGTATCTCGAATATCACTTTCACGATAAAGATGGTGAATTGATAAAATAA
- a CDS encoding HU family DNA-binding protein, translating to MTKADIVAKISEKLGMEKNEVQATVETFMEEVKNSLEGGDNVYLRGFGSFIIKTRAEKTGRNISKNTTIKIPAHNIPAFKPAKVFVEGVKTNVDVK from the coding sequence ATGACGAAAGCAGATATCGTAGCAAAGATTTCAGAAAAGCTAGGAATGGAAAAGAATGAAGTACAAGCTACAGTTGAGACCTTTATGGAAGAAGTGAAAAATTCTTTGGAAGGTGGAGACAATGTGTATTTAAGAGGTTTTGGAAGCTTTATTATTAAAACAAGAGCTGAGAAAACAGGAAGAAACATCTCAAAAAACACAACGATTAAAATACCAGCTCACAATATTCCGGCCTTTAAACCTGCAAAAGTTTTTGTTGAAGGTGTAAAGACCAACGTGGACGTAAAATAA
- the mutY gene encoding A/G-specific adenine glycosylase: MPKIKLDFSNKLITWYLHNKRDLPWRNTANPYHIWLSEIMLQQTRVLQGLPYYLKFIEAYPKVEDLATATEEEVLKNWQGLGYYSRARNLHATAKWISEEFNGVFPNNYQDLLKLKGVGDYTASAIASISFNQPEAVVDGNVYRVLSRVFGISTPINIGPGQKEFKKLAQQLIDTTQPGIYNQAIMEFGARYCVPQNPDCPNCIFNDSCIAFQQKKVAELPVKIKGKPVKKRYFNYLVILSENERTMLQQRLGKGIWHKLYEFPLIETSEEITLAVLKKLPQFQDFSKKLNIENISLFNEKPVVHKLSHQHLYTRFWIVETSEASESTIPISDVKNYAVPVLIENFVSEFFENY, encoded by the coding sequence ATGCCAAAAATAAAGCTTGATTTTTCCAACAAACTCATTACGTGGTATTTACACAACAAACGTGACTTGCCATGGCGGAATACCGCAAATCCGTACCACATATGGCTTTCTGAAATTATGCTGCAGCAGACACGTGTTTTGCAGGGTTTGCCCTACTATTTAAAGTTTATTGAAGCCTATCCAAAAGTGGAAGATTTAGCGACTGCAACCGAAGAGGAAGTACTGAAAAACTGGCAAGGACTGGGCTACTATTCGAGAGCACGCAATCTGCATGCAACCGCAAAATGGATTTCGGAAGAATTTAACGGTGTATTCCCAAACAACTACCAGGATTTATTAAAATTAAAAGGCGTGGGCGATTATACCGCCAGTGCAATCGCCAGCATTTCATTTAACCAACCCGAAGCGGTTGTGGATGGAAATGTATATCGTGTGCTATCCCGGGTTTTTGGAATTTCCACTCCTATTAATATAGGCCCAGGGCAAAAGGAATTTAAAAAGCTTGCGCAACAATTGATAGACACCACCCAGCCCGGCATATACAACCAAGCGATTATGGAATTTGGCGCGCGGTACTGTGTACCACAAAACCCCGATTGCCCCAACTGTATTTTTAATGACAGTTGCATAGCTTTTCAGCAAAAAAAAGTGGCGGAGCTTCCGGTGAAAATAAAGGGAAAACCGGTGAAAAAAAGATATTTCAACTATTTGGTAATCCTTTCGGAAAACGAACGTACCATGCTGCAGCAACGTCTCGGAAAAGGAATATGGCACAAGCTGTATGAATTTCCTTTGATTGAAACTTCGGAAGAAATCACCCTTGCCGTTTTAAAAAAACTTCCACAGTTTCAAGATTTTTCAAAAAAGCTGAATATTGAAAATATTTCCCTTTTTAATGAAAAACCAGTTGTCCACAAACTTTCGCACCAACATTTATATACGCGCTTTTGGATTGTTGAAACTTCGGAAGCAAGTGAAAGCACAATCCCAATATCTGACGTAAAAAATTATGCAGTCCCTGTTTTGATAGAAAATTTTGTTTCAGAGTTTTTTGAAAATTATTGA
- a CDS encoding single-stranded DNA-binding protein: protein MSATLNKVMLIGHTGDDVKMHYFEGGNSLGRFPLATNETYTNKTTNERVTNTEWHNIVVRNKAAEICEKYLKKGDMVYIEGRLKTRKWQDDKGMDRYSTEIHCTDFTFLTPKGESNNTGSGITGQASQKPQSSSAPQNNTSVSEEEDDLPF from the coding sequence ATGAGTGCAACATTGAACAAAGTAATGTTGATTGGGCATACCGGCGATGATGTGAAAATGCATTATTTTGAAGGCGGAAACAGCTTGGGCCGTTTCCCCCTTGCTACCAATGAAACATATACAAACAAAACGACAAACGAACGTGTAACAAATACAGAGTGGCACAACATCGTGGTTCGGAACAAGGCTGCCGAAATCTGTGAAAAATATTTAAAAAAAGGCGATATGGTCTATATTGAGGGCCGCCTAAAAACCCGTAAATGGCAAGATGACAAAGGAATGGATAGATACAGCACCGAGATTCATTGTACCGATTTTACGTTCTTGACACCTAAGGGCGAGAGCAATAACACGGGCAGCGGCATCACAGGACAAGCTTCCCAAAAGCCACAGTCATCGTCAGCGCCCCAAAACAATACTTCAGTTTCTGAAGAAGAGGATGATCTTCCTTTTTAA
- a CDS encoding gliding motility-associated protein GldE: MDTEPPGLLFFFNVLDVAQITSGVMLVVLLACSALISGAEVAFFSLTSSDFETNEEKTIAKKLGIVQRLLARPKKLLATILVANNFINIAIVLLFDSLSDDLFSGIESNFYGIDVRFILEVGVVTFFILLFGEILPKIYANRNRISFAVFMAQPLNVLDTLLSPISLPMRSATIYLHDRYGKQKSNISVDHLSQALELSNQDTTFEEQKILQGIVTFGNTDTKQVMKNRMDIFALNEEQPFKEILPEIIQHGYSRIPVYKDSMDNITGILYVKDLIPYTDRKILDWKTLKREAYFVPENKKLDDLLNEFKQMKMHLAIVVDEYGGTSGLISLEDIIEEIVGEISDEFDDEDLIFSKLDDNTFVFEGKTPLKDFYKVIKPEDPEIFEEEKGEAETLAGFLLEISKGFPKKNEVISFHHYAFTIEAFEGKRIKQIKLSIENK, from the coding sequence TTGGACACGGAGCCCCCTGGTTTACTTTTCTTTTTTAATGTTTTGGATGTTGCCCAAATAACAAGTGGCGTAATGCTGGTTGTTCTTTTAGCCTGTTCGGCCCTTATTTCTGGTGCCGAGGTGGCTTTCTTTTCTTTAACTTCCTCTGATTTTGAAACCAACGAAGAAAAAACAATTGCAAAAAAACTGGGCATTGTCCAGCGCTTGCTCGCACGGCCAAAGAAATTGCTGGCCACTATTTTGGTCGCCAACAATTTTATAAATATCGCCATCGTGCTACTTTTTGATTCCCTGAGCGATGATCTGTTTTCGGGAATTGAATCAAATTTTTACGGAATTGACGTTCGCTTTATTCTGGAAGTGGGTGTGGTAACGTTCTTTATTTTGCTTTTTGGTGAAATCCTTCCGAAGATATACGCCAACCGTAACCGAATCTCGTTTGCAGTATTTATGGCACAACCGCTGAACGTTTTAGACACTTTACTCTCGCCAATTAGTTTACCGATGCGCTCCGCTACTATTTATCTTCACGACCGCTACGGAAAACAGAAATCGAACATCAGTGTAGATCATTTATCGCAAGCGCTCGAACTTTCCAACCAAGATACCACTTTTGAGGAGCAGAAAATTTTGCAAGGAATTGTGACCTTCGGAAATACCGACACCAAACAGGTGATGAAAAACCGGATGGATATTTTTGCCCTGAACGAGGAGCAGCCTTTTAAGGAAATTCTGCCCGAAATTATCCAGCACGGCTATTCGCGCATCCCTGTTTACAAAGATAGTATGGACAACATTACGGGTATTCTATATGTGAAGGACTTGATACCTTATACAGACCGTAAAATATTGGACTGGAAAACACTTAAACGTGAAGCGTATTTTGTTCCCGAAAACAAAAAACTGGACGATTTGCTCAATGAATTCAAGCAAATGAAGATGCACCTTGCCATTGTTGTGGATGAATATGGAGGCACCAGCGGGTTAATTTCTTTGGAAGATATTATCGAAGAAATTGTGGGAGAAATAAGCGACGAGTTTGACGATGAAGATTTGATTTTTTCAAAGTTAGATGACAATACGTTCGTTTTTGAAGGGAAAACCCCGTTGAAAGATTTTTATAAAGTGATAAAACCAGAGGATCCCGAGATTTTTGAAGAGGAAAAGGGAGAGGCCGAAACACTTGCCGGTTTCCTCTTGGAAATTTCAAAAGGATTTCCAAAAAAAAACGAAGTAATATCTTTCCACCATTATGCGTTTACCATTGAAGCGTTTGAAGGCAAACGCATCAAACAAATAAAACTTTCCATTGAAAATAAATAG
- the gldD gene encoding gliding motility lipoprotein GldD translates to MKINSYIFLLISNFFIFASCEDDVLVKPSAMLRLDYPKPEYRTLNTDCPYSFSVNKNTTIFNKKKCGTNIYYPEMKATLYITYQGVRNNNLDSLLQDAQKLAYDHTIKANSIPEQPYVNPDKKVYGMFYMINGNAATQAEFYATDSTNHFLNGALYFDAKPNFDSIYPAVVYLREDIRKLMETITWK, encoded by the coding sequence TTGAAAATAAATAGTTACATTTTCCTTTTAATTTCCAACTTTTTCATCTTTGCTTCCTGTGAGGACGATGTTTTGGTGAAGCCTTCAGCTATGCTGCGCCTGGATTACCCAAAACCTGAATACCGTACTTTGAATACTGACTGTCCCTATTCTTTTTCAGTAAATAAAAACACTACAATTTTCAACAAAAAAAAATGTGGGACAAACATCTATTACCCAGAAATGAAGGCCACTCTGTATATAACCTATCAAGGCGTTCGGAATAACAATTTGGACTCCTTGCTGCAAGACGCCCAAAAACTGGCTTACGACCATACCATAAAAGCAAATAGCATACCTGAGCAACCCTATGTAAATCCAGACAAAAAGGTTTATGGCATGTTTTATATGATAAATGGAAACGCCGCTACCCAAGCTGAGTTTTACGCAACCGATAGCACTAACCATTTTTTGAACGGCGCCCTTTATTTTGACGCCAAGCCAAATTTCGATTCCATATATCCTGCAGTGGTTTACCTGCGCGAGGATATTCGGAAGTTGATGGAGACAATCACTTGGAAATAA
- a CDS encoding DUF4199 domain-containing protein, whose product MFKVYSRYGVWIAIVLIAYFLILKLFGLHQYPVLSSLNGLIFGFGIYMALKKYTSRKSKFHYEKGFEVGLLSGGIASILFTIFMAVYMYQIDAEFAENIMDVWNLEYDMGTLMLVLSILIMGFSTTLVLTLAFMQLLKNSWNTQDGNRNTF is encoded by the coding sequence ATGTTTAAAGTATATTCCCGTTACGGCGTATGGATTGCGATAGTTCTTATTGCATATTTTCTTATTTTAAAATTATTTGGCCTTCACCAATACCCAGTATTGAGCTCATTGAATGGGCTAATTTTTGGTTTTGGAATATACATGGCCCTAAAAAAATACACCTCCCGAAAAAGCAAGTTTCACTATGAAAAGGGATTTGAGGTAGGTTTGCTTTCTGGCGGAATAGCCTCTATACTCTTTACAATTTTTATGGCTGTTTATATGTATCAAATAGATGCCGAATTTGCCGAAAACATTATGGATGTTTGGAACTTAGAATACGATATGGGAACCCTCATGCTCGTACTATCTATTTTAATAATGGGCTTTTCTACCACTTTAGTTTTAACACTTGCTTTTATGCAACTTCTCAAAAATTCCTGGAATACCCAAGACGGGAATCGAAACACCTTTTAA
- the rplU gene encoding 50S ribosomal protein L21 — protein MYAIVEIAGQQVKVAKDQKVFVNRLPVEEGKKVSFDNVLLIGDGDNITIGAPAINGAQIGAKVVKHLKGDKVIVFKKKRRKGFRKKNGHRQYLSEIIIESIVASGATPAKKEEAKKAAPKKETKAAAPKAKAETKKVEPKSKKDVEVSENLVTRAEHRAEDAQIEINIDKVLHSIGTATKAEADDLKQINGIGPAYEARLNEVGIYTWEQISKLKAADREELSAIDGITRDKIEADEWVKQAKELLKNK, from the coding sequence ATGTACGCAATTGTAGAGATAGCAGGGCAGCAAGTAAAAGTTGCGAAAGACCAAAAGGTTTTTGTAAATCGTTTGCCAGTAGAAGAAGGAAAAAAAGTGTCTTTTGACAATGTACTTCTTATTGGTGACGGAGACAACATAACCATTGGCGCCCCGGCTATAAACGGCGCTCAAATAGGAGCCAAAGTCGTAAAGCACCTTAAAGGTGACAAGGTTATAGTTTTCAAAAAGAAAAGAAGAAAAGGTTTCCGTAAGAAAAACGGACACCGTCAGTATCTTTCTGAAATCATAATCGAGAGCATTGTAGCTTCAGGAGCTACTCCTGCTAAAAAGGAAGAGGCTAAAAAAGCCGCTCCAAAAAAAGAAACCAAAGCAGCCGCTCCAAAAGCAAAAGCTGAAACCAAAAAAGTCGAACCAAAATCCAAAAAAGATGTTGAAGTAAGCGAAAACTTGGTGACACGTGCAGAGCACCGCGCTGAAGACGCACAAATCGAAATAAACATCGATAAAGTGCTCCACAGCATTGGTACTGCAACCAAAGCTGAGGCAGATGATTTAAAACAAATCAACGGTATTGGCCCAGCCTACGAAGCTAGACTTAACGAAGTAGGCATCTATACTTGGGAGCAGATCAGTAAGCTTAAAGCGGCAGACCGCGAAGAGCTTTCAGCAATCGACGGAATTACCCGCGATAAGATTGAAGCAGACGAGTGGGTTAAGCAAGCGAAGGAATTGTTGAAAAACAAATAA
- the rpmA gene encoding 50S ribosomal protein L27, whose protein sequence is MAHKKGVGSSKNGRESESKRLGVKIFGGQAAIAGNIIVRQRGYTHHPGENVYGGKDHTLHAQVDGVVKFTKKKDNKSYVSIVPNAEA, encoded by the coding sequence ATGGCTCACAAAAAAGGAGTTGGTAGTTCCAAAAACGGTCGCGAATCAGAATCGAAACGTCTTGGCGTTAAGATTTTCGGAGGACAGGCTGCTATTGCAGGAAATATCATCGTAAGACAAAGAGGATATACGCACCACCCAGGTGAAAACGTATATGGTGGTAAAGATCACACTTTACACGCACAAGTGGATGGTGTTGTAAAATTTACCAAAAAGAAAGATAACAAGAGCTACGTTTCTATCGTTCCGAACGCTGAGGCTTAG
- a CDS encoding transglutaminase domain-containing protein encodes MRKRLIIIFFLGFAVNSIGQIGSIIGKDHSNEKSFFHSNKATFSTAKLASSITKNATSDKERVFAIYKWIASNISYDNELRLSPKLQKKIYISEENVIKKVLERKMALCGGYAFLFTRLCADVGISAEVVHGFTKDYSGKVQKNMQPNHTWNAVFVNGQWQLLDITWAISYGNGNGPDDFWFLTNPADFIYTHYPESQRWTLIKNSISLTEFQKIIK; translated from the coding sequence ATGCGAAAGCGATTGATAATTATATTTTTTTTAGGTTTTGCGGTTAATTCCATTGGACAAATAGGTTCTATAATTGGAAAAGACCACAGTAATGAAAAATCTTTTTTCCATAGTAATAAAGCTACTTTTTCTACTGCTAAACTCGCTTCTTCAATCACAAAAAACGCAACTTCCGATAAGGAAAGGGTCTTTGCAATTTATAAATGGATAGCTTCCAATATTTCTTATGATAACGAATTAAGACTCAGCCCAAAGCTTCAAAAGAAAATTTATATTTCCGAAGAAAATGTAATCAAAAAAGTTTTAGAACGAAAGATGGCGCTTTGCGGTGGCTATGCGTTTCTTTTTACAAGACTTTGTGCGGATGTTGGTATTTCAGCTGAAGTGGTGCATGGTTTCACAAAAGATTATTCGGGGAAAGTTCAAAAAAACATGCAGCCCAACCACACATGGAATGCTGTATTCGTAAACGGACAGTGGCAACTGCTTGATATTACTTGGGCTATAAGCTATGGCAATGGCAATGGGCCCGATGATTTTTGGTTCTTGACAAATCCTGCTGATTTTATATATACTCACTATCCCGAATCGCAACGGTGGACGCTGATAAAAAATTCTATTTCACTTACAGAATTTCAGAAAATTATAAAATAA